One Clostridium sp. CM027 genomic window carries:
- a CDS encoding bifunctional oligoribonuclease/PAP phosphatase NrnA, whose translation MKINDIVTRIKLFKKIAITFHTSPDGDSIGSALALLIGLRKLNKEVYIISKEVIPQTFLFLPCSDEINGETSQPLKDTECVIVLDCGDFKRINANLCMQNKKFELINIDHHLSNDLYGDLNFVDTKSSAVGEIAYEVLRLLHVELDKGIATCLYTSLITDTGCFRHSNTTAVTHGIAGELINTGIDFSNIHRKIFENKKFEKIKFYGEIISDMTVELNGKVCIMHISKNVLGKFNLASSDTSDVITFGDSIDTVEVTILIKEAENGVKVSLRSKSLVDVSKIAEGFSGGGHIRASGFYAEANFDDIKVKLIEILEKELMK comes from the coding sequence ATGAAGATTAATGATATTGTTACCAGAATTAAGTTATTCAAAAAAATTGCTATAACTTTTCATACTTCACCAGATGGTGATTCAATTGGTAGCGCATTAGCGCTGCTTATTGGTCTTAGAAAATTAAACAAGGAAGTATATATAATTTCAAAAGAAGTTATTCCGCAAACTTTTTTATTTTTGCCTTGCTCTGATGAAATTAATGGTGAAACAAGTCAGCCGTTAAAGGATACGGAATGTGTAATAGTGTTAGATTGTGGTGATTTTAAAAGAATTAATGCTAATTTATGTATGCAAAACAAAAAGTTTGAATTAATAAATATAGATCATCATTTATCTAATGATTTATATGGAGATTTAAATTTTGTCGATACAAAATCTTCTGCAGTGGGAGAAATTGCATACGAAGTTCTTAGACTTCTCCATGTAGAATTAGACAAAGGAATAGCTACATGTTTGTATACTTCCTTAATTACAGATACAGGCTGCTTTAGACATTCGAATACCACAGCAGTAACTCATGGTATCGCTGGTGAACTTATAAATACAGGTATAGATTTCAGTAACATCCATAGAAAAATTTTTGAAAATAAGAAATTTGAAAAGATAAAATTTTATGGAGAAATTATTAGTGATATGACAGTAGAACTCAATGGTAAAGTCTGTATTATGCATATATCTAAAAATGTACTTGGAAAATTCAATTTGGCGTCCTCGGATACATCAGATGTTATTACTTTTGGTGATTCAATAGATACCGTTGAAGTTACTATTCTTATAAAAGAAGCTGAGAATGGTGTTAAAGTAAGTTTAAGATCTAAGTCTTTAGTAGATGTTAGTAAAATTGCAGAAGGTTTTAGTGGTGGAGGTCATATTAGAGCTTCAGGTTTTTATGCAGAAGCAAATTTTGATGATATTAAAGTTAAATTAATAGAAATTTTAGAAAAAGAGTTGATGAAATGA
- a CDS encoding bifunctional riboflavin kinase/FAD synthetase encodes MLVIKDNFKTKLKEPTYIALGSFDGIHLGHMSLVNRTVVLAKENNAKSMICTFKNHPLSVINKEICPKLIMDNDTKINLLKNTGIDIVNLVNFNKDFMKITPEEFIKNMVKFYNAKGIVVGFNYRFGYKNLGDVEMLKTYSSILGYKLYVCEAVSINHEIVSSSKIRHLIAEGNITKADELLGRPHTISGKVIKGKQFGRTIGFPTVNLNYNKEYIIPKGGVYYTLAEYDNNFYRAITNIGYNPTVEGGKLSVETHILNFDKKIYNEIVKIYFINRIRDEVKFNSIDELKKQLLKDKEYAINQKIEK; translated from the coding sequence ATGTTAGTTATAAAAGATAATTTTAAAACAAAACTTAAAGAACCAACGTACATTGCTTTAGGAAGTTTTGACGGCATCCATTTAGGGCATATGTCTCTTGTAAATAGAACAGTAGTATTAGCAAAAGAAAATAATGCTAAAAGTATGATTTGTACCTTTAAAAATCATCCATTGTCTGTTATTAACAAGGAAATTTGTCCAAAGTTGATAATGGATAATGACACCAAAATAAATTTGTTAAAAAACACTGGTATTGATATTGTTAACTTAGTTAATTTTAATAAAGATTTTATGAAGATAACTCCGGAAGAGTTCATAAAAAATATGGTGAAGTTTTATAATGCAAAGGGAATAGTTGTTGGTTTTAATTATAGATTTGGATATAAAAATTTAGGTGATGTAGAAATGCTTAAAACATATAGTAGTATTTTAGGATATAAACTATATGTTTGTGAAGCCGTTAGTATTAACCATGAAATTGTAAGTAGTTCAAAAATACGCCATCTAATAGCGGAGGGTAATATCACTAAAGCAGATGAGCTTTTAGGACGACCACACACTATTAGTGGGAAAGTAATTAAGGGAAAACAATTTGGGAGAACTATTGGGTTTCCAACTGTAAATTTAAATTACAATAAAGAGTATATCATTCCTAAGGGAGGGGTGTACTATACTTTAGCGGAGTATGATAATAACTTTTACAGAGCTATAACCAACATAGGTTACAATCCTACTGTAGAAGGTGGCAAGCTATCAGTAGAAACGCATATTTTGAACTTTGATAAAAAAATTTATAATGAAATAGTTAAAATTTATTTTATAAACAGAATAAGAGATGAAGTTAAATTTAATTCTATTGATGAATTAAAAAAGCAACTTTTAAAGGATAAGGAATATGCAATAAATCAAAAAATAGAAAAATAA
- the rpsO gene encoding 30S ribosomal protein S15 — protein MQKAKKQEVMLKHARHEGDTGSPEVQIALLTERIQELNEHLKIHKKDHHSRRGLLMMVGQRKGMIGYLKNQDIERYRAILAELGLRK, from the coding sequence ATGCAAAAAGCTAAAAAACAAGAAGTAATGTTAAAACATGCAAGACATGAAGGAGATACAGGTTCTCCAGAAGTGCAAATCGCACTACTTACTGAAAGAATTCAAGAGTTAAATGAACATTTGAAAATCCATAAAAAAGATCACCATTCAAGAAGAGGTCTATTAATGATGGTTGGACAAAGAAAAGGTATGATCGGTTACTTAAAGAACCAAGATATCGAAAGATATCGTGCAATTCTTGCAGAACTCGGACTAAGAAAATAA
- the rbfA gene encoding 30S ribosome-binding factor RbfA has translation MVSYRNGRINEEIKKDVSNTIQNKIKDPRLSAMVSVTKVDTTKDLSYTKIYVSIFGDKNAKKETLQALKSSTSLIRKEIGSHVKLRHVPQVIIEVDETIERAIHLEGIFNQIKEKTKNDEDINEEDGNEKDNNED, from the coding sequence ATGGTTAGTTATAGAAATGGTAGAATAAATGAAGAAATTAAAAAAGATGTAAGCAATACAATTCAAAACAAAATAAAGGATCCAAGATTAAGTGCTATGGTAAGTGTAACAAAAGTAGACACAACAAAAGACCTAAGCTATACAAAAATTTATGTTAGTATATTTGGTGACAAAAATGCTAAGAAAGAAACACTTCAAGCACTTAAAAGTTCAACTAGTCTCATTAGAAAAGAAATAGGGAGTCATGTTAAGTTAAGACATGTTCCTCAGGTTATTATAGAGGTAGATGAAACTATAGAACGTGCAATACATTTAGAAGGCATTTTTAATCAAATAAAAGAAAAAACTAAGAATGATGAAGATATAAATGAGGAAGATGGCAACGAAAAAGATAACAATGAAGATTAA
- the truB gene encoding tRNA pseudouridine(55) synthase TruB: MNGILNVFKPTGITSFDVVRKIRKISNVKKVGHAGTLDPEASGVLPVCIGKATKAIDYIMGDFKIYEAELKLGVITDTYDREGKILSESEVNATEQEIIRAINSFIGEIKQIPPMYSALKVNGKKLYELARSGIEIEREARTLVIYDIDIIDIKTPYVKFRVKCSKGTYIRSLCYDIGQLLKCGGMMWNLQRIATGPFHIEDAINIEDLNEENINKHVMPIEKIFQNNSKITIEDRFVKFLLNGVVVKDRALTRKFEVDIIYNIYNKDNDFVGIAHRSNDSVKLIKSFI; the protein is encoded by the coding sequence ATGAACGGTATATTAAATGTATTTAAACCTACCGGAATTACTTCTTTTGATGTAGTACGTAAAATAAGAAAAATCAGCAATGTAAAAAAAGTAGGCCACGCTGGCACTCTAGATCCTGAGGCTAGCGGGGTTTTACCTGTTTGTATAGGAAAAGCAACGAAGGCTATTGACTATATAATGGGTGACTTTAAAATTTATGAAGCTGAATTAAAGTTGGGAGTTATTACAGATACATATGATAGAGAAGGTAAGATTCTTAGTGAAAGTGAAGTTAATGCAACCGAACAAGAAATTATTCGCGCTATTAATTCATTTATAGGTGAAATAAAACAAATTCCTCCTATGTACTCAGCTCTAAAGGTTAATGGGAAAAAACTTTATGAATTGGCAAGGTCTGGAATAGAAATAGAGAGAGAAGCAAGGACTTTAGTAATTTATGATATAGATATTATTGATATTAAAACACCTTACGTAAAGTTTAGGGTTAAATGCTCTAAGGGTACATATATTAGAAGTCTATGTTATGATATTGGGCAATTATTAAAATGCGGTGGTATGATGTGGAATTTACAAAGAATTGCTACAGGGCCATTTCATATTGAAGATGCTATAAATATTGAAGATTTAAACGAGGAAAACATAAACAAACATGTTATGCCTATAGAAAAGATTTTTCAAAACAATAGTAAAATTACCATAGAAGATAGATTTGTTAAATTCTTATTAAATGGTGTTGTAGTAAAAGATAGAGCACTAACTCGCAAATTTGAAGTTGATATAATATATAATATATATAATAAAGATAATGACTTTGTTGGAATTGCACATAGAAGTAATGATAGTGTTAAGCTAATAAAATCATTTATATAG
- the infB gene encoding translation initiation factor IF-2 has protein sequence MAKVRIYELAKELEVSSKELINVLLEEFSIKAKNHMSVIEEEDAELIKELYSDENSGLKDNKNETVEHYENLANEDANKVVIRKRGRKGRDELGSGNNAVEAIDDEVVVIKSTITVKDLADTLKRPYVEVIKQLIFIGVMAGMNQEIDFATAEKVIEKYGALAVLKDEEEGKIADEEDFGNVEVEIDTDKKPAVVTVMGHVDHGKTSLLDCIRKAKVTETEAGGITQHIGAYTVDINGEKITFLDTPGHEAFTAMRARGAQITDIVILVVAADDGIMPQTEEAINHCKAAKVPMIVAINKIDRPGANVDKVKQELTEHGLVAEDWGGDTICVPVSAHTKEGIDTLLEMVVITAEMLELKANPSRLAKGTVVEAKLDKGRGPLATLLVQNGTLKAGDSIIVGSTYGRIRAMFDDKGNKIKTAGPSIPVEILGLSEVPAAGDRFNVVKDEKTARNMAETRKTNLREEHFESSNRVSMENLYSQIQEGSVKELGVIVKADVQGSVEAVRQSLEKLSTDNVKVRVIHSGVGAITETDVVLAAASNAIIIGFNVRPDNNASLIGEKENVEIKTYRIIYDALDDIKDAMVGMLDPVYKEVVLGRVEIRQIYKVSSVGTIAGSYVLNGKITRNSSVRVLRNGIVITESTLASLKRFKDDAKEVAAGFECGLSVEKFNDIKEGDIIEAFIMEEVKPKLI, from the coding sequence TTGGCAAAAGTCAGAATATATGAATTAGCAAAAGAGTTAGAAGTGTCAAGTAAAGAATTAATTAATGTACTATTAGAAGAGTTTAGTATAAAGGCCAAAAATCATATGAGTGTGATTGAGGAAGAAGATGCTGAGTTAATAAAGGAACTTTATAGTGATGAAAATTCAGGACTTAAGGATAATAAAAATGAAACAGTGGAACACTATGAAAACTTAGCTAATGAAGATGCTAATAAAGTTGTTATTAGAAAAAGAGGTAGAAAAGGTAGAGATGAATTAGGAAGCGGAAACAATGCGGTTGAAGCAATAGATGATGAAGTTGTAGTAATCAAAAGTACTATTACAGTTAAAGACTTAGCTGATACGTTAAAGAGACCTTATGTAGAAGTAATAAAACAACTTATTTTTATAGGTGTTATGGCTGGGATGAATCAAGAAATTGATTTCGCTACAGCTGAAAAAGTAATAGAAAAATATGGTGCACTTGCTGTACTAAAAGATGAAGAAGAAGGAAAAATTGCTGATGAAGAAGACTTCGGAAATGTTGAAGTTGAAATAGATACAGACAAAAAACCAGCAGTTGTTACAGTTATGGGTCATGTTGATCACGGCAAGACATCGCTACTTGACTGTATTAGGAAAGCTAAAGTTACAGAAACAGAAGCGGGCGGAATAACACAACATATAGGTGCATATACTGTCGATATTAATGGTGAAAAAATTACATTTTTAGATACACCTGGTCACGAAGCTTTCACAGCAATGAGAGCAAGAGGTGCCCAAATAACTGATATAGTTATACTTGTTGTAGCTGCAGATGATGGTATTATGCCACAAACTGAAGAAGCTATAAATCACTGTAAAGCGGCTAAGGTACCAATGATAGTAGCTATAAACAAGATAGATAGGCCAGGAGCTAATGTTGATAAAGTTAAGCAAGAATTAACAGAACATGGACTTGTAGCAGAAGATTGGGGCGGAGACACAATTTGTGTTCCAGTATCAGCTCATACTAAAGAGGGTATAGATACTTTGCTTGAAATGGTAGTGATTACAGCAGAAATGTTAGAGCTAAAAGCAAACCCTAGTAGACTTGCAAAAGGAACTGTAGTAGAAGCTAAACTTGACAAAGGTCGCGGACCACTTGCTACTTTACTCGTGCAAAATGGTACACTAAAAGCTGGAGATTCTATAATTGTTGGTTCAACTTATGGAAGAATAAGAGCAATGTTTGATGATAAGGGTAACAAAATAAAGACAGCAGGACCTTCTATACCAGTAGAAATACTTGGATTATCTGAAGTTCCAGCAGCTGGAGATAGATTTAATGTAGTTAAAGATGAGAAAACTGCAAGAAATATGGCAGAAACTAGAAAAACAAATTTAAGAGAAGAACATTTTGAATCTAGTAATAGAGTTTCCATGGAAAACCTATATAGCCAAATACAAGAAGGATCTGTTAAAGAACTTGGTGTAATTGTTAAAGCTGATGTTCAAGGATCTGTAGAAGCTGTAAGACAATCTCTCGAAAAATTATCTACTGATAATGTTAAAGTAAGGGTTATCCATTCTGGAGTTGGCGCTATTACAGAAACAGATGTTGTACTTGCAGCAGCTTCAAACGCAATAATTATAGGGTTTAATGTAAGACCAGATAATAATGCTTCTTTAATTGGTGAGAAAGAAAATGTAGAAATTAAAACCTATAGAATAATTTATGACGCTCTTGATGATATAAAAGATGCAATGGTTGGAATGCTCGATCCTGTATATAAAGAAGTTGTCTTAGGTAGAGTTGAAATAAGACAAATATATAAAGTTTCAAGTGTAGGAACAATAGCAGGGTCTTATGTATTGAACGGTAAAATCACGAGAAACAGTAGCGTACGAGTACTTAGAAATGGAATAGTAATTACTGAATCAACTTTAGCTTCCTTAAAAAGATTTAAAGATGATGCAAAAGAGGTCGCTGCTGGATTTGAATGTGGATTAAGTGTAGAAAAATTCAATGATATTAAAGAAGGCGACATTATTGAAGCATTCATAATGGAAGAAGTAAAACCAAAATTAATATAA